The Deltaproteobacteria bacterium sequence CTGAACGCACCAGTTTGGAAGCCAGGTATTCGGCCTTCTCATAATACGCCGTGCCGGGCTCAACCCGTGCCGAACCAAAAATGGATACGGCCCGTTTTACCCGGGAAAGGGTGTCTATGGCATCGACAAACTCGGCCATGATCCTGAAAATCCGCCAGGATTCCGCCGGTGTCAGACTATCCAACAGGTATTGGCTGTCCTCCACGATGATATCCCTCCTGAAGCCGCCGGTCTTTCCCTTCCCGGCTCCGCTTCGGCAGCGTCCGGACAGGGGCCGTCGGCAATCTGTAAAACGTTTTGTTGTTTCCTCCATCCAAGCGCATCATGACCGGGCTGCGCAATTTCGTCATGCCGGTCACAACTCGCAGGGATCGGACCCGACCCACCTCAGGTGTTTCGTCTTCGCTGCACCTTCGCCAGCCTCCGGCGGGCTTCGATGGTTTTCCGCTTCCTTTTCACGGAGGGTTTCTCATAGGCCCGTCGGACTTTCAATTCCTTGAACAGGCCGCTCTTCGAAAGCTTGTTTTTCAAAATTTTCAGCGCTTTCTCCACGTCGTTGTCGAATACTTTTACTTCCAAAATCATTCTCCCTTTCTCTTGCCTTATTTTGTTCTGTTCAACCGGCCAACGGGCAAGGCCGGTCGGAATCGGCCCCTCTTTTGCTCCGTTGCGCCCTATATTTTGAGATCGATCCTCCCTATCGGATCTCGTGATGGTACTCCTGAATCGTTTTCACCGCGGGCTCACCCTTTTTGAGCGTTTTGATGGCGTTGACCGCCGCCTGAGCGCCCGGAAGGGTCGTCACCAGGGGAACACTGTGAAAGACCGCCGTGGACCGTATGATGGCCGTATCCTCCCTGGTTTTCTTTCCAGCGGAGGTATTGATGATCATAGCGATTTCACGATTTTTCATCAGGTCGATGACGTTAGGCCGCCCCTCGTATATCTTCGGCAGAACCGTCACGGTGATGTCGTTGTTCTTCAGCACCGCCGCCGTACCGCCCGTGGCGACGATCGAAAAACCGAGATGCTCCAGCTCTTTGGCCAGAAAGACGATCTGACGCTTGTCCTTGTTGTTGACGCTGAGGAAGACCGTTCCGGATGCGGGCAGTATGGTCCCCGCTGCTATTTGGGATTTTGCAAATGCCATACCAAATGTTTTGTCGATGCCCATGACCTCACCGGTGGACTTCATTTCCGGCCCTAAAATGGCATCCACGCCGGGGAACCGCGAAAAGGGGAAAACCGATTCCTTCACGGCAAGATGTTTCACATTGACTTCCTTCGTAAAACCCAGTTCCCTGAGGGTTTTCCCCGCCATGATTTTCGTTGCCAGCTTCGCCAGGGGAATGCCCGTCACCTTACTGACAAAGGGAACGGTCCGGGAAGCCCGGGGATTGACTTCGAGAACGTAGATGATGTCGTTACGGATGGCGTACTGGATGTTCATCAACCCCCGGACGTTGAGTTCCCTGGCAAGGGCATAGGTATTTTCCTTGATGACGCCGGCCAGTTTGGCATCCAGAGTATAGGGCGGCATGACGGAGGCGCTGTCTCCCGAGTGAATTCCCGCTTCCTCGATGTGTTCCAGGAGCCCGCCGATAACGGTCGTTTCACCATCGGAGATGGCGTCCACGTCGATTTCGATCGCATCCTCGAGGAATTTATCGATCAGGATGGGATGTTCCGGGGAAACACGTATGGCCTTTTTCATAAACTCTTCCAGAGCCTCATCGTCATAGACGATTTCCATCGCCCGTCCGCCCAGGACATAGGACGGCCGCACAACGACGGGATAGCCGATCTTGTTGGCCACCTTTTCCGCCTCGGCAAAGGAACGGGCCGTTCCGTTCTCCGGTTGGATCAGGCCGAGTTTCTTCAGGAGCACCTGGAAGCGTTTCCGGTCCTCCGCCCGGTCGATACTGTCCGGGGTCGTCCCCCAGATAGGCACACCCGCCTTCTCCAGAGGTACGGCAAGATTCAGAGGCGTCTGTCCACCGAACTGGACAATCACGCCATCGGGTTTCTCCAGATGGATGATGTTGAGCACATCCTCACGTGTCAGGGGCTCGAAGTAGAGTTTGTCTGACGTGTCGTAATCGGTGCTGACCGTTTCCGGATTGCTGTTGACCATGATGCTCTCGTAACCGAGTTCACGGAGCGCCAGAGACGCATGCACACAACAGTAATCGAACTCGATTCCCTGCCCTATCCTGTTCGGGCCGCCCCCCAGGATGACCACCTTGGGCCGGGGGCCGCGCACACTTTCCTCCACGGATTCATAGGATGAGTAGTAGTAGGGCTTTTCCGCTGCGAACTCGGCTGCGCAGGTATCGACAAGCTTGTACACGGGATGAAGGTTCTTCTTTTTTCGCAGATCCTGAATCACCGTTTCCGTCGTACCGAGAATATGAGCCAGCTGGACATCGGAAAAACCGAAATCCTTGGCTCTCCGGAGTTGCTCGACAGGGAAATCGCGTTTCCAGGCGTTCAGATCCCGTTTTGCGCCCTGGAAACGGAATCCGCTCAATTCCACCTCCAAATCAAAGATTTCCTTCATGTTGAAGAGAAACCACCGGTCGATCCGACAGAGATCCTGTATCTCGTCAATCGTCAAGCCCATTTCAAACGCATGGCGGATGTAAAAAAAACGCTCCGCGTTGGGAACCCGCAGTTTTTCCCGAACACGCTCCAGGGGCTCATCACCCTGAAGCGGCCTGTCCTTCCCGTCGGCGCCAAAACCGAATCGGCCCGTCTCCAAAGAACGAAGCCCCTTTTGAAAGGCCTCCTTGAAATTCCGACCGATGGCCATGACCTCGCCCACGGCCTTCATGGAGGTGTTCAGGGTGGGGTCCGCCAGGGGGAATTTTTCGAAGGTAAATCTGGACATTTTAAAAACGCAATAATCCAAAGCCGGCTCGTACAGGGACGTGGTCTTTCCCGTAATGTCATTGTGCACCTCGTCAAGGGTAAAACCGACGGCCAGCTTCGTCGCCACACGGGCAATGGGGAAACCCGTTGCCTTGGAGGCCAAGGCCGAACTTCGGGACAATCTGGGGTTGACCTCGATGATGACGATTTCTCCGTTGTGGGGGTTCTGGGCAAACTGGATGTTGACGCCGCCACCCGCCACATCGATCTTGCGGATGATTTTTCGGCAAAGATCGGTAAACGTCCTGTACTCTTTCGCCGTCAGGGTCTGGGCCGGCGCAACGACGGCGCTGTCATCCGTATGAACGCCCATGGGGTCGATGTTCTCCATGGAGGTGACGATGATGACATTGTCAGCGCAGTCCCGCATGACCTCAAACTCGATTTCTTTCCATCCGAGGACGGACTGTTCGACCAATAATTGGCCCACCGGGCTATATTCGATACCCTTGGCGACAAAATCCTCCAACTCCTCCTTGTTATAGACGATGGAGCCACCCGTCCCGCCGAGGGTAAAGGCGGGCCGCAGAATCAGGGGAAATCCGATTCGAAGCCCGATTTCCATGCCTTCCTCCAGAGTCCTGGCAATCCCGCTTTCTGGAAGGCCGATTCCAATCTCCCCCATAGCCTGTTTGAACAGATCCCGGTCTTCCGCCCGGGCTATCGCCTCGGCACTGGAACCCAGCACCTCGACGTTATACTTCGTGAACACCCCGGCCCGCGCCAGAAACACGGCCGTGTTCAAACCGGTCTGACCACCCAGGGTAGGAAGAACCGCGTCGGGCCTTTCCCGCTCGATGATCTTCTCGACAATGGCCGGCGTAATGGGCTCGATGTAGGTCCGGTCGGCCATGTCCGGATCCGTCATGATCGTCGCCGGATTGCTGTTGACCAGAATAACGTAATAACCTTCCTCTTTCAGGGCCTTGCAGGCCTGTGATCCGGAATAGTCGAATTCGCAGGCCTGGCCGATGACAATGGGCCCGGACCCGATGATCAATATTTTCTTTAAATCTTCCCGTTTCGGCATGTTCGTCAATCCCGTTTCCGATTTTTTTCCATGATACGTAGAAACCGGCCTAATACGCCGCTGGGCCCGCCTTCCTCGTCCGGCCGGGGAACAAATTGCACTCCCAAAACACCCAGGGGGGCGGATGAGATGCCCTCCACGGTTCCATCGTTGACATTGATGTGAGACACCTTGAATTCCTTCAGAAAATCCGGCCCGGCCGTCATGACAAAACTGTGGTTCTGGTCCGTAATGGCAACCGCTTGAGTCTCCATGTCCCGAACCGCATAATTACAACCGTGATGGCCGACTTTCATAGGGTTCACCTGCCCACCTGCAGCGAGACAGATCAACTGGGCTCCCAGACCGATACCCAGGATCGGCACCCACCCGATCGCTTGCCCGATTTCCGACGTGACAGCCTCCGCGCGGCGTGGGTCTCCCGGCCCACTGGAAACGACGAGCCCATCGGGATCAAGTCTCCGGATTTCCTCCCAGGAAGTGGATGGGCCGGCTACAACAAGCTCACATCCACATTGCCGCAACTGGTCGAAGGTGCTCCTTTTTACCCCCAAGTCATAAAGAACGGTCCGGTATCCCCCCGTGCCCTTAAAGGCCTTCAGCGTCTTTTTCCCCGAGACGATTTTCGGCGGCTTCCATGTTTTCAGGCGGTCCAGCAGGTTACCCACGGAGGTGGCCGCGGGACCGATAATCCCCTTCATCTCCCCATGCTCCCGAATGTGAAGAGAGAGCGCACGGGTATCGACTTGCTCCATGCCGACAACCTTACCCGCCCGCATCGTGTTTTCCAGGGTGTCCGTCGCCCGCCAGTTGCTGACGATCCGGCTTTTTTCCTTAATGATGAGTCCCTGAACGTGAAGACGATCCGACTCGGCATCCTCGTCGTTTGTTCCGTAGTTGCCTATCAGAGGATAGGTCATGTTGATCAGACATCCCGCGTTGTCGGGATCCGTCAGGACCTCCTGATACCCGACGATCCGGTGGTCGTCATGGACCCAGCCACAGGCCTCCCCGGCCGCGCCGAAGGAAACACCCCGAAAAACCGCGCCGTCTTCCAGAACCAATACCATGTCCATACGCAACGTTTTCTCCGTAATGCCCCAAACCCGTCTTGCATCCCGTGGGGCCTTCCATATCCCGCCCGCAATAAATACCCGGCGTTCCTTCCGGCTTGTCATCCTGATTCACGCAACACCCGGCCGAGATCGCAATGAACGCCGGGCCTTGCGTTCGGCCTCTCCCTCAAGGAGGCGTCGAGTTGGCACAAAAAAAGGGCAGTACGGCCTTGTTTTCAAAAAACGCCGCAACCCACCCTTTGTTTCCGCCTTCTAAACCACGCTCCTTACTTTGTCGGCTTCTTTCACCAAAATGGAATCCTGATCTTATGAAAATCCGGCCGTCAGCCTTACCCCGGTCAATTCCGTCAGAACAACGAGATGCCGGATAGGACGCAACCCGCCTGCAAATTCGGGCTTTATATAAACGATCTGGCCCCAAAGCGCAACCAAAAAAATGACGTCTGGACCGGATTAGCTTAAAAAATCGACACCGAAAAAACCGGCAACCTTCTCGTACCCGTTTTCGCCTCCTTTTCATCGGATCGGAAGGTTCCTCGCCTTCAAGAAGAGCCGAATGGCCCCTCGTTCCAAGCCGGATTCGTATATTTGTTTCGCATGAGATCCTTTTTTAGTTCCTGCTCTCTCATGGTGGGTTCTCCCTCCATAAATCGGATATTCCATACGTCCAGAAATGCCCGCTCCATGACCGCACTGAGCGTCTCCGCCCCAATGGATGCCCCCGTCTCCGCGCGCACAGAGGTGATGCGGGATTCCATGTCATCTCCAGGGCAATCATTCCCAGGATCGTGAGGATTCGCAAAGACGAGGTCATTCATGGCCCCATCGAATTCAAGAAGAATCGACCCATGCTGCAAAAAGCAACCCCGAGATCTGACCTGGGCGGACCCACAGATTTTTCGTCCCCGGGACAGCAGTTCGAATGGCGCCGGCACCGCGAAACACACCGGACGGCGGTTTTTGATAACATCCTTTTCGTTTCCGGGTTTATCCCCCGCCATGCGCACGTCAATACCCAATGCGGAAAACCCCCGGATAAGACAAAGGCCGATGGCCTGATAATTCCTGATGAGACCGGCAGGGGTAAAGGGCGGTTTTTCCCGGGAAACAACCGCATAGGTCAATTCACGGTCGTGCAGCACCGCCTTCCCCCCCGTGGGTCGACGTACAACATCGATACCGCTCTGTCTGCAGTATCGAAGATTGATGCCATCTCTTAAGTCCTGGGAATAACCAAGGGACAGGGAGGGTTTTTCCCACCCGTAGAAACGAAGAACAGGCGGGCCGCCCTGTTCCTGCAGAACCCGGAACAGGGCTTCATCCATCGCCATATTTTCAAAAGCGTTCGCAATCTTAAAGGGAAGAAGGCGCCAAGTCTCCAACCGGAATCAATCTACCTCACCTTCCTGCAAAACGAAATCATGATATTCCTTTGCATCGAGAAGATCGTCCAATTCATCCAGGTCCTGCATCTCCACAACGATCAGCCAACCCGTATCCTGAGGATCGCTGTTGATGATTCCTACGTCATCGTCGATGTCCTCGTTAACACTCACCACTTCACCGCTGACCGGAGAAATCAGCTCGACCGTGGCCTTTTCCACCGATTCAATGGCGCCGAACGACTCGTCCCGCTCGATTTCGAATTCGACCTCGGGAAGCTCCACGGACAGAACCTCTCCCAACTTTTCCTGGGCGTAGTCCGTAATACCGATCACGGCAAAATCGCCATCGACCCTGACCCAAACATGCTCGCGGCTGTAAAGAAGATCATCCGAAAACACTGGCATATGCGTCACTTCCTGTTGAGTATTGGTAAAAACCCGCGTATTGCCGCGGGGGAAAAACATCTCACCCCAATACGGTCAACTCCTTGGAAACCCTGGTTAACTTCTCCGCTTTCCCCTTCGTTACCCGTATGGTGTCCTCGATTCTTATACCCCATTTCCCCGGAAGATAAATCCCCGGTTCAATGGTCAGAACCATGCCGGCTTCCAGCAATTGCCCCGACTTCAGGGAAACACGCGGGGCCTCATGGATATCGAGTCCAACACCATGACCCGTCCCATGCGTAAAATGATCGCCCCACCCCTTTTCAGAAATCAGATCCCGCGCCGTCCTATCGACCTCCCGGCAGGAACGACCCGCAACCGCCGAGTCAATCGCCCGGTCATGGGCCTCCTTCACAAGCCTGTAGACTTCTTCCAGTCCGGCCTCAATCCTCTCGACAAAAAACGTGCAGGTTTCATCGGAATGGTACCCCTTGTAAACGGCCCCGTAATCGACCACAACGGTGTCACCCGATTTCAATTTTCTGGAACCGGCCCTGGCATGGGGCAGGGCAGCCCTCGAACCGGAAGCCACAATCGTGTCGAACGCGGGCTTCTCCGCACCCCCCTTGCGCATCCGGTATTCCAATTCCAGGGCAATGTCCCGCTCCGATATTCCCACTCGGATCATCGGCAAAATCGCCTCCAGGGCGCTGGCCGAAATATTCGCGGCCTTACGAATACAGGCGACTTCCTGGTCGTCCTTGAGAGCACGTAAAAGATCGATTTTCTCCGAAAGCGGTTTAAACCGGATACCCCGGTTTCTCGTTCTAATCCGGCGAAAAAGCTGTACGCTCAAAAACATGTCCTCGTATCCCACCACACCGGTCTTTTCCTGTCGAATGAGAGCCGTAACGCTTTCGACGTTGTCCGCCGTGTGCACCAGATCCAGTCCTTCCGTCTCCTTTGACGCCTGGATCGTATAACGGCCATCGACAATCAGATGGGCCCTTTCATTCGGCCCGACGAATAAAATCCCCTCACTTCCGGAAAAACCCGTCAGATATCTGATATTACTCATATTAAAGAGCAGGAAAGCATCGACGCCCCATTCGGCAAATCGAGATCGGAATCCCGCCATTCGCAGCGGGTAAGCCCTGGAGGTCATACGGCGGGGCTCCGCATCCGGATTGCCCGTGCCAGCCATCTTTCCAGTTCGGCAATGACGAGGGCGTTGGGAGAAGAAGAATCAACGGCGACGGAATCGTCCACCCCCTTCCCGCCTCCTCCTGTCATACGGTTGGCCAACTCCGCCAGTTTATTTGATGCCTGTTCGTTCGATGGCTCCCTGGTCAAAATCCCTTCCAGCACCTTCCTGGCCATGTCGTAGTGTCCCTGTTGTGCGTAGAGGTCCGCCAGGGTCACCGTCTGGAATTCGGGTGGCATCACCCCCCCCGCATCGCCGGCCTCGTGCCCTTTTTCAAGACGGCTTCCCGCCTCCCCCTGCGAAAACCGGTTTCCGCATGAGGCGAGGGCCTCACTGAGGGCATTGTGCTTTTGGAAGAAATTGAGAGATTCCTTGTTCAGTCCCGCCTTTTCGCAAAGCGTACCCAACTGGTGATAGACTTGAGAAAAACGACCGATGGCGGCGTCCACTTCGTTCATCAGGTCCCGCAACCGTTCAAATTTTCCCATTCTAAGAAGGCCCTGGCAGAGGATGAGGATCGCTTCGACATCGCCCGGCGCCTGAACAAGCCGTACCTCGGCCATTTTCACGGCCTCATCGAGTCGGTTTTCGCTCAGGCAGGTCCTGGCCAGCAGTGAATCAAAAGGTTTTTTTTCAGGATGATCTGTAGTCATCGAATCCTGTATGTATTGAATATTTATGGAAAATACTATACTTTAACCGCGAGATGCGGGAAAAGTAGCATAGGGAACAAACGGTGTCAAGAAGGAAAAAGCAAATATTTTCCATGAATCCCGTCCATATTCATAAAATGCCTCACCCCTTTTTATACCAGGACAAGGGCACCGTATTTTTGTGAAGTCCTTCACAAAAATGGATAAATACCTTGACTTACGTATCATCAAAAATTACCCTTGATCCAAAGTGTGTGTTTGTACCCTGTTTCCATCATGAAATCAAAAATCACGGGCATGTATTTCGATCAACCCGGTTCTTTTCACGTGAGTACCCACGTTATCTACCAACAGAAAAGCGAAGGCAATGATGCTTTATCAGGCATGTAATTTGCAAACTTCCAAGTTGAAACACAAGGGGAATGACCCTGTTTCTTAAATTCGTTTTTCCTGCGGTAAGATTCGTTGCTTAATTGTCTCGTGTAAAGTCGAAAGTCATGGTGGTCGATACTGCCAAAGGCAATCATATGGCGACTGTAACAAACAGGGGGGTCACCCTGGTCGAATTGATGATCGTCATTGCCCTTTTGGGGATCATGTTCGCAATAGCCGTTCCCTTCTGGCTGCATCATCGCACGAACACGGACCTGAAAACGGCCGCCCGCGGTGTGGCGGGGGATCTGTTCAACTTGAAACAGCGGGCCGCCGCGGAGCGGACACCTTATCGTATTGAATTCGATGAAGCGAATCAGCACTATCGCCTTGTTAACGGCGGCACCAACGAGGTGCTGCAAACGAAGAATTTTTCAACGCTCAGCGGTGGCATCATTATGTCGAACACGACCTTCACCGGAAAGAAGATCGAATTTTTTGTCCGTGGCACGGCCAGCCCGGGATCGGTCACGTTAACCAATACAAGAAACTCCAAGGCCGTCATCACGGTCAACATCACGGGCAGGACCCATGTTACCTACACTATGCAATAAACGGGGTTTCTCCCTGATCGAAGCGGTCATCGCCATTTTTTTGACGACTGTCGCGGTGATGTCCATTTTCGCCCTGGTGGCGCCCGCCTGGAGAACGACCTCTCAGTCCGATTCCCTGGGCCGGGCCGCCAACATTCTCTACGACCGGCTGCAACAGGAGGAGGCCCGGATCATGAATCCCTGCAGCCCCGTAGCAACGGGGGTCACGGGGCCCGTCACCGTCTATGCCGGAGGATCCGGCGCCCCTCAATCAGGTGATATGTCTTTCAATGTCACCACCACCGTCACGGCCACA is a genomic window containing:
- the rpsU gene encoding 30S ribosomal protein S21 yields the protein MEVKVFDNDVEKALKILKNKLSKSGLFKELKVRRAYEKPSVKRKRKTIEARRRLAKVQRRRNT
- the carB gene encoding carbamoyl-phosphate synthase large subunit yields the protein MPKREDLKKILIIGSGPIVIGQACEFDYSGSQACKALKEEGYYVILVNSNPATIMTDPDMADRTYIEPITPAIVEKIIERERPDAVLPTLGGQTGLNTAVFLARAGVFTKYNVEVLGSSAEAIARAEDRDLFKQAMGEIGIGLPESGIARTLEEGMEIGLRIGFPLILRPAFTLGGTGGSIVYNKEELEDFVAKGIEYSPVGQLLVEQSVLGWKEIEFEVMRDCADNVIIVTSMENIDPMGVHTDDSAVVAPAQTLTAKEYRTFTDLCRKIIRKIDVAGGGVNIQFAQNPHNGEIVIIEVNPRLSRSSALASKATGFPIARVATKLAVGFTLDEVHNDITGKTTSLYEPALDYCVFKMSRFTFEKFPLADPTLNTSMKAVGEVMAIGRNFKEAFQKGLRSLETGRFGFGADGKDRPLQGDEPLERVREKLRVPNAERFFYIRHAFEMGLTIDEIQDLCRIDRWFLFNMKEIFDLEVELSGFRFQGAKRDLNAWKRDFPVEQLRRAKDFGFSDVQLAHILGTTETVIQDLRKKKNLHPVYKLVDTCAAEFAAEKPYYYSSYESVEESVRGPRPKVVILGGGPNRIGQGIEFDYCCVHASLALRELGYESIMVNSNPETVSTDYDTSDKLYFEPLTREDVLNIIHLEKPDGVIVQFGGQTPLNLAVPLEKAGVPIWGTTPDSIDRAEDRKRFQVLLKKLGLIQPENGTARSFAEAEKVANKIGYPVVVRPSYVLGGRAMEIVYDDEALEEFMKKAIRVSPEHPILIDKFLEDAIEIDVDAISDGETTVIGGLLEHIEEAGIHSGDSASVMPPYTLDAKLAGVIKENTYALARELNVRGLMNIQYAIRNDIIYVLEVNPRASRTVPFVSKVTGIPLAKLATKIMAGKTLRELGFTKEVNVKHLAVKESVFPFSRFPGVDAILGPEMKSTGEVMGIDKTFGMAFAKSQIAAGTILPASGTVFLSVNNKDKRQIVFLAKELEHLGFSIVATGGTAAVLKNNDITVTVLPKIYEGRPNVIDLMKNREIAMIINTSAGKKTREDTAIIRSTAVFHSVPLVTTLPGAQAAVNAIKTLKKGEPAVKTIQEYHHEIR
- a CDS encoding carbamoyl phosphate synthase small subunit gives rise to the protein MDMVLVLEDGAVFRGVSFGAAGEACGWVHDDHRIVGYQEVLTDPDNAGCLINMTYPLIGNYGTNDEDAESDRLHVQGLIIKEKSRIVSNWRATDTLENTMRAGKVVGMEQVDTRALSLHIREHGEMKGIIGPAATSVGNLLDRLKTWKPPKIVSGKKTLKAFKGTGGYRTVLYDLGVKRSTFDQLRQCGCELVVAGPSTSWEEIRRLDPDGLVVSSGPGDPRRAEAVTSEIGQAIGWVPILGIGLGAQLICLAAGGQVNPMKVGHHGCNYAVRDMETQAVAITDQNHSFVMTAGPDFLKEFKVSHINVNDGTVEGISSAPLGVLGVQFVPRPDEEGGPSGVLGRFLRIMEKNRKRD
- a CDS encoding lipoate--protein ligase family protein, giving the protein MAMDEALFRVLQEQGGPPVLRFYGWEKPSLSLGYSQDLRDGINLRYCRQSGIDVVRRPTGGKAVLHDRELTYAVVSREKPPFTPAGLIRNYQAIGLCLIRGFSALGIDVRMAGDKPGNEKDVIKNRRPVCFAVPAPFELLSRGRKICGSAQVRSRGCFLQHGSILLEFDGAMNDLVFANPHDPGNDCPGDDMESRITSVRAETGASIGAETLSAVMERAFLDVWNIRFMEGEPTMREQELKKDLMRNKYTNPAWNEGPFGSS
- the gcvH gene encoding glycine cleavage system protein GcvH gives rise to the protein MPVFSDDLLYSREHVWVRVDGDFAVIGITDYAQEKLGEVLSVELPEVEFEIERDESFGAIESVEKATVELISPVSGEVVSVNEDIDDDVGIINSDPQDTGWLIVVEMQDLDELDDLLDAKEYHDFVLQEGEVD
- a CDS encoding aminopeptidase P family protein is translated as MTSRAYPLRMAGFRSRFAEWGVDAFLLFNMSNIRYLTGFSGSEGILFVGPNERAHLIVDGRYTIQASKETEGLDLVHTADNVESVTALIRQEKTGVVGYEDMFLSVQLFRRIRTRNRGIRFKPLSEKIDLLRALKDDQEVACIRKAANISASALEAILPMIRVGISERDIALELEYRMRKGGAEKPAFDTIVASGSRAALPHARAGSRKLKSGDTVVVDYGAVYKGYHSDETCTFFVERIEAGLEEVYRLVKEAHDRAIDSAVAGRSCREVDRTARDLISEKGWGDHFTHGTGHGVGLDIHEAPRVSLKSGQLLEAGMVLTIEPGIYLPGKWGIRIEDTIRVTKGKAEKLTRVSKELTVLG
- a CDS encoding tetratricopeptide repeat protein, yielding MTTDHPEKKPFDSLLARTCLSENRLDEAVKMAEVRLVQAPGDVEAILILCQGLLRMGKFERLRDLMNEVDAAIGRFSQVYHQLGTLCEKAGLNKESLNFFQKHNALSEALASCGNRFSQGEAGSRLEKGHEAGDAGGVMPPEFQTVTLADLYAQQGHYDMARKVLEGILTREPSNEQASNKLAELANRMTGGGGKGVDDSVAVDSSSPNALVIAELERWLARAIRMRSPAV
- a CDS encoding prepilin-type N-terminal cleavage/methylation domain-containing protein translates to MATVTNRGVTLVELMIVIALLGIMFAIAVPFWLHHRTNTDLKTAARGVAGDLFNLKQRAAAERTPYRIEFDEANQHYRLVNGGTNEVLQTKNFSTLSGGIIMSNTTFTGKKIEFFVRGTASPGSVTLTNTRNSKAVITVNITGRTHVTYTMQ